A region of Spiroplasma endosymbiont of Crioceris asparagi DNA encodes the following proteins:
- the rsmG gene encoding 16S rRNA (guanine(527)-N(7))-methyltransferase RsmG, with translation MNENDFLINVKEFLNLNLSEKQLQMFKKYFNILIIENKKYNLTTIVEEKDVYLKHFFDSLIPIKDFEFNNKKIADIGSGAGFPGIPLAIVFENSEFYLIESNSKKCLFLEMVIKQLELKNVKVINSRVEELNHKEFFDVVTSRAVSKINILIEISSQLITIGGNLVCLKSKSYLQEIGELNNKENEVGFVLENSHKYEIDNLGTRVTVIYKKNSKTPKIYPRKYGHIKNKPLGS, from the coding sequence ATGAATGAAAATGACTTTTTAATTAATGTTAAAGAATTTTTAAATTTAAATTTGTCTGAAAAACAATTACAAATGTTTAAGAAATATTTTAATATTTTAATTATAGAAAATAAAAAATACAATTTAACAACAATCGTTGAAGAAAAAGATGTTTATTTAAAACATTTTTTTGATTCGCTAATTCCTATAAAGGATTTTGAATTCAACAATAAAAAAATTGCAGATATAGGAAGCGGGGCAGGTTTTCCTGGAATTCCGCTTGCAATTGTATTTGAAAATTCTGAATTTTATTTAATTGAATCAAATTCTAAAAAATGTTTGTTTCTAGAAATGGTAATTAAGCAACTTGAGTTAAAAAATGTAAAAGTTATAAATTCAAGAGTTGAAGAATTAAATCATAAAGAATTTTTTGATGTTGTTACTTCAAGAGCGGTTTCTAAAATAAATATTTTAATTGAAATTTCTTCACAGCTAATTACTATTGGTGGAAATTTAGTTTGTTTAAAATCAAAATCTTATTTACAAGAAATTGGTGAACTTAACAATAAAGAAAATGAAGTTGGGTTTGTTTTAGAAAATAGCCACAAATATGAAATTGATAATCTTGGAACAAGAGTAACTGTTATTTACAAAAAGAACTCTAAAA
- a CDS encoding ABC transporter permease: protein MNMLLSSNLSGFSDYGFSLASVLIIASLAGLMCEKAGVVNIAIEGMMTIGALVTAILGKVINTDTTNVNLYNQLYVVLIAGVVTIFIALIHGYISITLKSNQIISGTAINLLALGIAAFIVSSGYFGLNGNVNAIDAGYRKPIEICGIQWWFIIAIVICAICAIFLIYTKYGKRYISVGENPNAVDAAGISVNKYRYIAVCVSGFLSGIAGGVLVVSKLNSGEFTGTTNGYGYLAMAILIFGQWKIHYVSIGALMFAFLFSFALYGNNLIQDSDFIRKNQNLLKTIPFIITIAVMVLFSKKSQAPAANGVPFDKSKR, encoded by the coding sequence ATGAATATGTTATTAAGCTCAAACCTAAGTGGATTTAGCGACTATGGTTTTTCTCTAGCATCTGTATTGATCATTGCTTCACTTGCGGGATTAATGTGTGAAAAAGCCGGTGTTGTTAATATAGCTATTGAGGGAATGATGACAATAGGAGCACTAGTCACAGCAATTCTTGGAAAAGTTATAAATACTGATACCACAAATGTTAATTTATATAATCAATTGTACGTAGTTTTAATTGCGGGGGTTGTAACAATTTTTATAGCATTAATACATGGATATATATCAATAACTTTAAAATCAAATCAGATAATTTCTGGTACTGCAATAAATTTATTAGCTTTAGGAATTGCGGCATTTATAGTATCTTCTGGTTACTTTGGATTGAATGGTAATGTAAATGCCATCGACGCTGGTTATAGAAAACCGATTGAAATATGTGGAATACAATGATGATTTATTATTGCAATTGTGATTTGTGCAATTTGTGCAATATTCTTAATTTATACAAAATATGGAAAAAGATATATTTCTGTGGGAGAAAACCCTAATGCAGTTGATGCAGCCGGGATAAGCGTAAATAAATATCGTTATATAGCTGTTTGCGTTTCTGGATTTTTATCAGGAATTGCGGGCGGGGTGTTAGTTGTTTCTAAATTAAATAGCGGAGAGTTTACAGGAACAACAAATGGTTATGGTTACCTTGCTATGGCAATATTAATATTTGGACAATGAAAAATTCATTATGTTTCAATTGGAGCACTTATGTTTGCCTTCTTATTCTCATTTGCATTATATGGAAATAACCTTATTCAAGATAGTGATTTTATTCGTAAAAATCAAAACTTATTAAAAACAATTCCATTCATTATAACAATAGCTGTTATGGTGTTGTTTTCTAAAAAATCACAAGCGCCTGCCGCAAATGGTGTACCGTTTGATAAGTCAAAAAGATAA
- a CDS encoding ABC transporter permease — translation MNNNFGILKNITKNALRSESTKTKFSYFKGALFSIIIGILISSLLILVIGKNPIEFFHYCIKFSFGLFLNETLQWIAIFLIAAIAVSIGFKSGVFNIGVPGQMFGAFFVALYVYKTWFNIGDDQSPTTGQNLVAFIAAVSFATALGAIAGVLKAKFNIHEVVTTIMLNWIVWYLFKNHFVDTMLSTGETQSIPSGILNIGNNEYIFPLIIGFIILAVVVIIFSKTTFGVKIKAVGLSKDAAKNAGINVNSKIIQSISLSAGISGIAGFVWGCTTNNAINIGSDSMPTIGFDAIAISLVAFNNPFGIFAISILWAILEIGDTASAPWLQMPSQTGSLIFGLTVCFSAMSVIFYKVSINKEWFDKLRFIRTEEYKSLKHDYRSQIKEELFDKKELKNKYKLEVSKLFKTFEEENKNLSRLEKQKLLDKFIEEWENAKTELTARKYDASLLWINKKDKFKIMKRKLHNKFINSKEQLKETYIADVKFQKGYFEKVDSLIKIKDDKYENLNKLNEQKMVLKSNYKIQISQNNNSGLSKNDYINSIKKINDKIKEVKMNYRNKKHEILLNYRNKKQQFKNNQSNVNQLKENYKLNIASLIENYKSDCENIKQEKEKYYNSLIDGSADVAELKKYSQEVNSKKFMDIVNFVKNYNNEKKAKLLVNENENLNTTKEKLKIYTYLNKVIKKKRINEAYENYLKNLSKIKGGF, via the coding sequence ATGAATAATAATTTTGGAATATTAAAAAATATAACTAAGAACGCATTAAGATCTGAATCGACAAAAACAAAGTTTTCATATTTTAAAGGAGCACTATTTTCAATAATAATCGGTATATTAATATCAAGTTTATTGATACTAGTTATAGGTAAAAACCCAATAGAATTTTTTCATTATTGCATTAAATTTTCATTTGGACTATTTTTAAATGAAACCCTTCAGTGAATTGCAATATTCTTAATAGCAGCAATTGCGGTAAGTATAGGATTTAAATCAGGTGTATTTAATATTGGTGTTCCTGGGCAAATGTTTGGTGCTTTCTTTGTTGCATTATATGTATATAAAACATGATTTAATATTGGTGATGATCAATCTCCAACAACCGGACAAAATCTTGTAGCATTTATTGCTGCAGTATCATTTGCAACGGCCTTAGGAGCCATTGCGGGAGTATTGAAAGCAAAATTTAATATTCATGAAGTTGTAACAACTATCATGCTAAATTGAATAGTGTGATATTTATTTAAAAATCATTTTGTTGATACAATGCTTTCAACAGGAGAAACACAAAGTATTCCTTCAGGAATACTAAATATTGGAAATAATGAATATATATTTCCATTAATAATTGGTTTTATTATTTTAGCAGTAGTAGTAATTATTTTTTCAAAAACTACATTTGGTGTTAAAATAAAAGCAGTTGGACTTTCAAAAGACGCTGCAAAAAATGCTGGAATAAATGTTAATTCTAAAATAATTCAATCAATTTCATTATCAGCTGGAATTTCGGGAATAGCAGGATTTGTATGAGGCTGTACAACAAATAACGCAATAAATATAGGAAGTGATTCAATGCCTACAATAGGATTTGATGCAATTGCCATTTCTCTAGTTGCGTTTAATAATCCTTTTGGTATTTTTGCAATATCAATTTTATGAGCAATTCTTGAAATTGGAGATACAGCATCAGCCCCTTGATTACAAATGCCTTCACAAACAGGTTCATTGATTTTTGGGTTGACTGTGTGTTTCTCAGCAATGTCAGTTATTTTTTATAAAGTTTCAATTAATAAAGAATGATTTGATAAACTTCGATTTATTCGAACAGAAGAGTATAAAAGTTTAAAACATGATTATCGAAGCCAAATAAAAGAGGAACTTTTTGATAAAAAAGAATTAAAAAATAAATACAAATTAGAAGTAAGTAAATTATTTAAAACTTTTGAAGAAGAAAATAAAAATTTATCACGCCTAGAAAAACAAAAACTTTTGGATAAATTTATTGAAGAGTGAGAAAACGCAAAAACAGAGTTAACCGCAAGAAAATACGATGCTTCACTTCTTTGAATAAACAAAAAAGATAAGTTTAAAATTATGAAAAGGAAACTTCATAATAAATTCATAAATTCAAAAGAACAATTAAAAGAAACTTATATTGCTGATGTTAAATTTCAAAAAGGATACTTTGAAAAAGTTGATAGTTTAATCAAAATTAAAGATGATAAGTATGAGAATCTAAATAAATTAAATGAACAAAAAATGGTTTTAAAATCTAATTATAAAATTCAAATATCTCAAAACAATAATTCTGGATTATCTAAAAATGATTATATTAATTCAATCAAAAAAATTAATGACAAAATTAAAGAAGTTAAAATGAATTATAGAAATAAAAAACACGAAATCCTTTTAAATTATAGAAATAAAAAACAACAATTTAAAAATAATCAAAGCAATGTAAATCAATTAAAAGAAAATTATAAATTAAATATAGCTAGTCTTATTGAAAACTACAAATCAGATTGTGAAAACATAAAACAAGAAAAAGAAAAATACTATAACTCATTAATAGATGGTTCTGCAGACGTCGCTGAGTTAAAAAAATATTCACAAGAAGTTAATAGTAAAAAATTTATGGATATAGTTAATTTTGTTAAAAATTATAACAATGAAAAAAAAGCAAAACTGCTAGTTAATGAAAATGAAAATTTAAACACAACAAAAGAAAAATTAAAAATTTACACTTACTTAAATAAAGTAATTAAGAAAAAACGAATTAACGAAGCATATGAAAATTACTTAAAAAACTTAAGCAAAATTAAAGGAGGTTTTTAA
- a CDS encoding ABC transporter ATP-binding protein: protein MEHAVKMENITKVFNGTLYANKNINLFVKHNTIHALVGENGAGKSTLMSILFGLYEPTEGEIFINDSKVKISNPIVANKLKIGMVHQHFKLVEVKTVWENIVLGIESGYGPFVNKNKIKREITDVMKKYNLFVDLDAKIKDISVGMQQRVEIIKVLFRQANIIVFDEPTAVLTPQQIDGFLEIVKNLKNNGKTIIFITHKIDEIMAVADEATVIRNGENVAEFKISEIKGDEIPEAMVGRKLVEVKNQYKNLTGEKILEIFNLTVKKESNPRLDAIQNLSLTINRGEILAIAGLEGSGQKELVEALVGLKKQTAGAIVFKGKYVTKLPIVKRKKMGISHVPEDRHKYGLVLDMSVSENMVLDQISNKEFSNKGLINKSKMKKYSRNIIEEFDVRGARDGDALSRALSGGNQQKAIVGREMIKNHDLLIVFQPTRGLDVGAIEFIHEKILEEKNQNKAVLLISYELNEIMALADKIAVINKGKIVKTINAQGVKKEEIGKLMAGNNYE, encoded by the coding sequence ATGGAACATGCTGTAAAAATGGAAAACATAACCAAAGTTTTTAATGGTACGTTATATGCCAATAAAAACATAAATTTATTTGTAAAACACAATACAATTCATGCACTTGTTGGTGAAAACGGTGCTGGTAAATCAACACTTATGAGTATATTATTTGGTTTGTATGAACCAACAGAAGGTGAAATTTTTATAAATGATAGTAAAGTAAAAATTTCAAATCCAATTGTTGCTAATAAATTAAAAATTGGTATGGTACATCAACATTTTAAATTAGTTGAAGTAAAAACAGTTTGAGAAAATATTGTTCTTGGAATTGAAAGCGGCTATGGTCCATTTGTTAATAAAAATAAAATTAAACGCGAAATCACAGATGTTATGAAAAAGTATAATTTATTTGTTGATCTCGATGCAAAAATTAAAGATATTTCTGTTGGAATGCAACAAAGAGTTGAAATTATAAAAGTACTATTTAGACAAGCAAATATAATTGTGTTTGATGAACCCACCGCTGTTCTTACACCACAACAAATAGATGGATTTTTAGAAATAGTTAAAAATTTAAAAAACAATGGTAAAACAATAATTTTTATTACTCATAAAATTGATGAAATAATGGCTGTAGCCGATGAAGCAACAGTAATACGTAATGGAGAAAATGTTGCTGAATTTAAAATTTCAGAAATAAAAGGCGACGAAATCCCTGAAGCAATGGTGGGAAGAAAACTTGTCGAAGTCAAAAATCAATATAAAAATTTAACAGGCGAAAAGATTTTAGAAATTTTTAATTTAACAGTTAAAAAAGAATCTAATCCGAGATTAGATGCCATTCAAAATCTATCTCTTACAATTAATAGAGGAGAAATACTTGCAATAGCAGGATTAGAAGGTAGTGGACAAAAAGAATTAGTTGAAGCATTGGTTGGACTTAAAAAACAAACTGCTGGTGCAATTGTTTTTAAGGGAAAATATGTAACAAAATTGCCAATTGTTAAAAGAAAAAAAATGGGTATAAGTCATGTTCCAGAAGACAGACATAAATATGGATTAGTCTTAGACATGTCAGTAAGCGAAAATATGGTTTTAGATCAAATATCCAATAAAGAGTTTTCAAATAAAGGCTTAATAAATAAAAGTAAAATGAAAAAATATTCTAGAAACATTATAGAAGAATTTGATGTGCGTGGCGCAAGAGACGGGGATGCATTAAGTAGAGCTTTATCTGGTGGTAATCAACAAAAAGCAATTGTTGGTAGAGAAATGATTAAAAATCATGATTTATTAATTGTTTTTCAACCAACAAGGGGACTAGATGTTGGTGCAATTGAATTTATTCATGAAAAAATTCTTGAAGAAAAAAATCAAAATAAAGCAGTTTTATTAATATCTTATGAACTAAATGAAATTATGGCTTTAGCAGATAAAATTGCTGTTATTAATAAAGGTAAAATTGTAAAAACAATCAACGCTCAGGGTGTTAAAAAGGAAGAGATAGGTAAATTAATGGCAGGTAATAATTATGAATAA
- a CDS encoding BMP family ABC transporter substrate-binding protein encodes MKKLILSLLSIGIVSGSLSSVVSCAGTKRVYGDEGYRAFLVTDGNNIKDHGFNEQAYDAIRDWGKKNNQEISKNYLQSKNSNTQTLLRAYKMSSYLGAETLVLPGFAHGSTLSQIDSVLTNKTNFIVLDASVSEKNKKGLGVVFESEMAGFEAGLRAANWATTKKDNKFQGAIVSTDNHVRFGTFAGISNKTGVDNFMWGFVVSVITWNKLMQKANTLDRQIALENLVNLNSRGSNWNKELEETNSLSDLNTPVINTDSRWYSNSFAPGAPTAQIIESIDKSDVIFPVAGPEVNDVIAHTRAYVIGVDTDQASILPKNRTLLSAGKNIKGSAMTMLDKIKEYKSNPKIESPFAKNFHSSDDIGLKYEWSKVFMKEDDKSDNLVEKKSSDSSLSTIIDINKMSKAKTDLVLKYNGKTDPAKPPKTYFKKDLIEETVKKLLDDFKKTGVNN; translated from the coding sequence ATGAAAAAATTAATTCTTAGCTTATTAAGTATTGGAATTGTTTCTGGTTCATTATCTTCTGTTGTTTCATGTGCTGGTACTAAGCGAGTTTATGGAGATGAAGGCTATAGGGCGTTTCTTGTGACAGATGGAAATAATATAAAAGATCACGGTTTTAATGAACAAGCATATGATGCAATTAGAGATTGAGGAAAAAAAAATAATCAAGAAATTTCTAAAAATTATTTACAGTCTAAAAATAGTAATACTCAAACTTTGTTAAGAGCATACAAAATGTCTTCTTATTTAGGCGCAGAAACCCTTGTTTTACCAGGATTTGCACATGGAAGCACACTAAGCCAAATTGACAGTGTTTTAACCAATAAAACAAACTTTATTGTTTTGGATGCTTCAGTGTCTGAAAAAAATAAAAAAGGTTTAGGTGTTGTATTTGAATCAGAAATGGCTGGATTTGAGGCTGGTCTTCGTGCGGCAAATTGAGCAACAACAAAAAAAGATAATAAGTTTCAAGGAGCAATTGTTTCTACAGATAACCATGTTAGATTTGGTACTTTTGCAGGGATTTCAAACAAAACTGGTGTTGATAACTTTATGTGAGGATTTGTTGTCTCAGTTATAACTTGAAATAAATTAATGCAAAAAGCTAATACATTAGATAGACAAATTGCTTTAGAAAATTTAGTTAATTTAAATTCAAGAGGAAGTAACTGAAATAAGGAATTAGAAGAGACAAATAGTTTGTCAGATTTAAACACACCTGTAATTAATACAGATAGTCGTTGATATTCAAATTCATTTGCACCAGGAGCACCAACAGCTCAAATAATTGAATCAATAGATAAATCAGATGTTATTTTTCCTGTTGCCGGACCTGAAGTAAATGATGTTATTGCACACACTCGTGCATATGTAATTGGTGTTGATACAGATCAAGCAAGTATATTACCAAAAAATAGAACGTTGTTAAGCGCAGGGAAAAACATAAAAGGTTCTGCAATGACAATGTTGGATAAAATTAAAGAATATAAAAGTAATCCAAAAATAGAATCACCATTCGCAAAAAATTTTCATTCTTCAGATGATATTGGTCTTAAATATGAATGATCTAAGGTGTTTATGAAAGAAGACGACAAAAGTGATAATTTAGTTGAAAAAAAATCTTCAGATTCAAGTCTAAGCACAATCATAGATATAAATAAAATGTCTAAAGCAAAAACAGATTTAGTATTAAAATATAATGGTAAAACAGATCCTGCAAAGCCACCCAAAACATACTTTAAAAAAGATCTTATTGAAGAAACAGTTAAAAAATTATTAGATGATTTTAAAAAAACGGGAGTGAATAATTAA
- the mnmG gene encoding tRNA uridine-5-carboxymethylaminomethyl(34) synthesis enzyme MnmG, which translates to MNCDIVVIGGGHAGVEAALASARMGKKVILVNLYKNRIATMPCNPSIGGPAKGIVVREIDALGGEMGRAADATQLQAKLLNSSRGPGVWALRFQSDKIEYSKYMQQKVENQKNLTLLEGIVKDIILNKNKVSQVLLEDGRIIKCQVAILTTGTYLSSVIHRGSENYSSGPNEEITTSTLSETLKRNNIKILRFKTGTPPRVKASSIDFSQAKLEPGTDAKLAFSFSTKNFKPLSEQVPCYLIYSTLETKKIIEENLHKSAMYSGNINSTGPRYCPSFEDKIVRFNDKEKHQIFLEPESLKLDTIYVQGFSTSMPIDVQELMLKSLPGFKNVVVDKWAYAIEYDCIDPTQLKLSLELQSIENLFLAGQINGTSGYEEAAGQGLIAGINAVLKIENKEPLILKRSESYIGVMIDDLVNKGVNEPYRLLTSRAEYRLTLRNDNAEIRLKKYGREVGLINDDEWKKYEEYLNQINLTIEKLKEVRFTPKSELSKKLNETGQAKISQGISAYEIIKQPTVDVKELKNQIECLKNLTDNQLQYIVVHIRFAGYIQKENETIQRFEKIEKKQIPENINYDNVENLATEARELLKKIRPISIGQASRITGINPADIQMLLFYLRKKYNKK; encoded by the coding sequence ATGAATTGTGACATAGTTGTAATTGGTGGTGGTCATGCCGGTGTTGAAGCAGCATTGGCTTCAGCACGAATGGGTAAAAAAGTTATACTTGTAAATTTGTATAAAAATAGAATAGCAACTATGCCTTGTAATCCTTCAATAGGTGGTCCTGCTAAAGGAATTGTTGTAAGAGAGATTGATGCTTTAGGCGGTGAGATGGGAAGGGCAGCTGATGCCACTCAACTTCAAGCAAAACTTTTAAACTCTTCAAGAGGTCCGGGTGTTTGAGCTTTAAGATTTCAATCCGATAAGATTGAGTATTCAAAATACATGCAACAAAAAGTTGAGAATCAAAAAAATCTTACACTTCTAGAAGGTATTGTAAAAGATATTATTTTAAACAAAAATAAAGTTTCTCAAGTTTTACTTGAAGATGGCAGAATAATCAAATGTCAAGTAGCTATTTTAACAACGGGTACATATCTTTCAAGTGTAATTCATAGGGGAAGTGAGAATTATTCAAGTGGTCCAAATGAAGAAATAACAACTTCAACTTTAAGTGAAACTTTAAAAAGAAACAACATAAAAATTTTGCGTTTCAAAACAGGTACACCTCCAAGAGTTAAGGCAAGTTCTATTGATTTTTCACAAGCAAAATTAGAACCAGGAACAGATGCAAAATTAGCATTTTCATTTTCTACTAAAAATTTTAAACCCCTAAGTGAGCAAGTTCCTTGTTATTTAATTTATTCAACATTAGAAACTAAAAAAATAATTGAAGAAAATTTACACAAATCAGCAATGTATTCTGGAAACATAAATTCAACTGGTCCTCGATATTGCCCATCTTTTGAGGACAAAATAGTTAGATTTAATGATAAAGAAAAACATCAAATTTTTTTAGAACCAGAATCATTAAAGTTAGACACAATTTATGTTCAAGGGTTTTCAACATCTATGCCAATTGATGTGCAAGAATTAATGTTAAAAAGTTTGCCCGGTTTTAAAAATGTTGTTGTTGATAAATGGGCATATGCAATTGAATATGATTGTATTGATCCTACACAATTAAAATTATCTTTAGAATTGCAATCTATTGAAAACTTATTTTTGGCTGGTCAAATAAATGGAACAAGTGGTTATGAAGAAGCTGCTGGTCAAGGTTTAATTGCCGGAATAAATGCAGTGCTTAAAATTGAAAATAAGGAACCATTAATTTTGAAAAGAAGTGAATCATATATTGGAGTAATGATCGATGACTTAGTTAATAAAGGTGTTAATGAACCTTATAGATTATTAACTAGTAGGGCTGAATACCGTTTAACTTTAAGAAATGATAATGCAGAAATTAGGTTAAAAAAATATGGTCGTGAAGTTGGATTGATTAACGATGATGAATGAAAAAAATATGAAGAATATTTAAACCAAATTAATTTAACAATTGAAAAATTAAAAGAAGTTAGATTTACTCCAAAATCTGAATTATCAAAAAAATTAAATGAAACTGGTCAGGCAAAAATAAGCCAAGGGATTAGTGCTTATGAAATCATTAAACAACCTACAGTTGATGTTAAAGAACTAAAAAATCAAATAGAATGTTTAAAAAATTTAACTGACAATCAATTGCAGTATATAGTTGTGCATATAAGATTTGCCGGTTATATTCAAAAAGAAAATGAAACAATTCAAAGATTTGAAAAAATAGAAAAAAAACAAATTCCTGAAAATATTAATTATGACAATGTTGAAAATTTAGCAACAGAGGCGAGAGAATTGCTTAAAAAAATAAGACCAATCTCTATTGGACAAGCATCAAGAATTACTGGAATTAATCCTGCGGACATTCAAATGTTATTGTTCTATTTAAGAAAAAAATACAACAAAAAATAA
- the metG gene encoding methionine--tRNA ligase, whose translation MSKKTFYVSTPIYYPSGKLHIGHAYTTTLADILKRYKKEMGYETFFLTGSDEHGQKIEQKAEESKVSPQEYVDEMVLGFKELWRLLDISNDKFIRTTDSYHVETVKKIFTEIYKKGFIYPSIYEGKYCKSCEEFLTKEQMNEKGEHLVCLKEATNFKEETYMLKVSNFVNYLNEIFETNFLEPENRKKEMLNNFVNNNLEDLSITRISFTWGIPINENPKHIVYVWLDALTNYITALGYMQKDDNLFKKFWSKDTEIVQLVGKEITRFHSIYWPIILKTLDLRMPDKLLSHGWILSNNNKMSKSIGNVVDPIELIKKYSSDALRFYIANDLPMNRDGSFTEELFVESFNTNLANNFGNLISRVSQMIIKYFDGLLKATDIENHALVKEGIKTIESYQKLMNQYNISEATSKIIKLGQECNKFIEDSKPWVLAKENKIDELNNVLTILQRNILIISYLLKPILVKKYSQMIEQMGVDEEQVTFDNLLKNKIKYNKITNKLVLFERIK comes from the coding sequence ATGTCTAAAAAAACATTTTATGTGTCAACACCAATTTATTATCCAAGTGGTAAATTACATATTGGTCATGCATATACAACAACATTAGCAGATATTTTAAAAAGATATAAAAAAGAAATGGGCTATGAAACGTTTTTTTTAACTGGATCTGATGAACATGGGCAAAAAATTGAACAAAAAGCAGAAGAATCAAAAGTATCTCCACAAGAATATGTTGATGAAATGGTGTTGGGATTTAAGGAGCTTTGAAGACTTTTAGATATAAGCAATGATAAATTTATTAGAACAACTGATAGTTATCATGTTGAAACAGTTAAAAAAATATTTACCGAAATTTATAAAAAAGGTTTTATTTATCCTTCGATATATGAAGGTAAATATTGTAAAAGTTGCGAAGAATTTTTAACAAAAGAACAAATGAATGAAAAAGGCGAACATCTAGTTTGCCTTAAAGAAGCAACAAATTTTAAAGAAGAAACATATATGCTTAAGGTTTCTAACTTTGTTAATTATTTAAATGAAATTTTTGAAACTAATTTTTTAGAACCAGAAAACAGAAAAAAAGAAATGTTAAATAATTTCGTTAACAATAATCTAGAAGATCTTTCAATTACTAGAATTAGTTTTACATGAGGAATCCCTATAAATGAAAATCCAAAACATATTGTTTATGTTTGATTAGATGCACTTACAAACTACATTACTGCTCTTGGATATATGCAAAAAGATGATAATTTATTTAAAAAGTTTTGATCAAAGGATACAGAAATAGTTCAATTAGTTGGAAAAGAGATAACTAGATTTCATTCAATTTATTGACCAATAATATTAAAAACATTGGATTTAAGAATGCCCGATAAATTATTATCACATGGGTGAATTTTATCTAATAATAACAAAATGTCTAAATCAATAGGTAATGTTGTTGATCCAATTGAATTAATAAAAAAATACTCATCTGATGCTTTAAGATTTTATATTGCAAATGATTTACCAATGAATAGAGACGGAAGTTTTACTGAAGAATTATTTGTCGAATCATTTAATACAAATTTGGCTAACAATTTCGGTAATTTAATTTCTAGAGTTTCACAAATGATTATTAAGTATTTTGATGGTTTATTAAAGGCTACTGATATAGAAAACCACGCACTTGTTAAAGAAGGAATAAAAACAATTGAAAGTTATCAAAAATTGATGAATCAATACAATATTTCTGAAGCAACTTCTAAAATTATTAAATTGGGTCAAGAGTGCAATAAATTTATTGAAGATTCAAAACCTTGAGTTCTTGCAAAAGAAAACAAGATTGATGAATTAAACAACGTTTTAACAATTTTACAAAGAAATATTTTAATTATTTCTTATTTATTAAAACCAATTTTAGTTAAGAAATATTCACAAATGATTGAACAAATGGGTGTAGATGAAGAACAAGTTACATTTGATAATTTATTAAAAAATAAAATTAAATATAACAAAATAACAAATAAATTAGTTTTATTTGAAAGAATTAAGTAA